A single genomic interval of Camelina sativa cultivar DH55 chromosome 11, Cs, whole genome shotgun sequence harbors:
- the LOC104728852 gene encoding F-box/FBD/LRR-repeat protein At1g51370-like: MVGRKKKTKIREKESQEEDLISNLPDRWICEILLRLSTKDAVRTSVLSTRWRYLWQSVPGLDLSLYDFLKDFSNIDAFLNFVERFFDIHRESWIRKLRLYLGYRHHICGLKSWIDAVTRRKIQHLDVNYYCRDAIPVSIYTCETLVHLRLKRAGLPNAEYVSLPCLKNMHLERISFTSDTTLEKLISGSPVLEDLKLFGCSNHNAIQVRSHTLKRINLDMDESSGFVIDAPLLQCLSTKIASTKDFQIISSDFPAKLDIDLQPMRHGHFVRPLKKVVRDILTDIRRVRDLVITSDILKEFFLYSKSRTVRQFRNLSRLNARFAKCDLEMLPALLESCTKLESLIMDIFKYYSSIRDEEKREPNVVFGAVPRCLESSLKFVELKLSFIRDEGEMELARYFLENSTILEKLRLNVCRREKSKCDYLNELVAMKRSCSSACEVLVL, from the exons atggtgggtagaaagaagaaaaccaaaatacGTGAAAAAGAGTCACAGGAGGAAGATTTGATAAGCAACTTACCCGATCGTTGGATATGTGAAATACTTCTTCGTCTTTCTACTAAGGATGCTGTAAGAACAAGTGTTTTATCCACCAGATGGAGATATCTTTGGCAATCGGTTCCTGGATTGGACTTAAGCCTCTACGACTTCTTAAAAGATTTCTCAAATATCGATgcctttttgaattttgttgaaAGGTTTTTTGATATCCACAGGGAGTCATGGATACGCAAACTTCGGTTATATTTGGGTTATCGTCATCATATATGTGGTCTCAAGTCATGGATTGATGCTGTGACTAGGCGTAAGATTCAGCATCTTGATGTCAATTATTACTGCCGTGATGCGATACCCGTGAGCATATATACCTGTGAGACACTAGTACACTTACGACTCAAACGGGCTGGCTTGCCTAATGCCGAGTATGTTTCCTTACCTTGTCTGAAGAACATGCATTTAGAACGTATTAGTTTTACTAGTGATACCACACTTGAGAAACTTATCTCAGGCTCTCCAGTTCTGGAAGATTTAAAACTCTTCGGATGTTCGAATCATAATGCAATACAAGTTCGCTCTCATACGCTAAAGAGAATCAACCTGGATATGGATGAGTCTAGTGGATTTGTTATCGATGCACCTCTACTCCAGTGTCTGAGTACTAAGATAGCCTCAACAAAAGACTTTCAGATCATCAGTTCAGATTTCCCTGCCAAACTAGATATTGATTTGCAACCGATGCGCCACGGCCACTTTGTGAGGCCTCTTAAAAAAGTGGTTCGCGATATCCTCACCGATATTCGGAGGGTCAGGGATCTAGTTATTACTAGTGATATTTTGAAG GAATTCTTTCTATACTCTAAATCAAGAACAGTGCGCCAGTTTCGTAACCTATCCCGCTTGAATGCTAGATTTGCTAAATGTGATCTTGAAATGCTGCCAGCCCTTCTTGAGAGCTGCACAAAACTAGAATCTCTCATAATG GATATATTCAAGTACTACTCATCCATACGTgatgaggagaagagagaaccaAATGTGGTGTTTGGAGCAGTGCCTCGGTGTTTGGAATCATCGCTTAAGTTTGTCGAACTGAAACTTTCATTCATAAGAGATGAAGGAGAAATGGAGCTAGCAAGATACTTCCTGGAGAATTCAACAATCCTGGAGAAACTAAGGCTCAATGTTTGCCGTAGGGAAAAGTCAAAGTGTGACTACCTTAATGAACTCGTTGCAATGAAAAGATCATGCTCTAGCGCTTGTGAAGTCCTTGTTCTTTAG